One segment of Anastrepha obliqua isolate idAnaObli1 chromosome 3, idAnaObli1_1.0, whole genome shotgun sequence DNA contains the following:
- the LOC129240100 gene encoding uncharacterized protein LOC129240100: MFPKKVDELLREMESVFGAGESKLDRRRKFEKRMWSSEESFANYFNDKCLLGGELNLGDEELADYLIEGVPDRQLRNQARLQNFTTANDVLRAFHSISLPEHTEPKQRTVERMRCYNCNCSGHYAKDCRKPKREAGSCFACGQLGHYAAECKQHKKNKNTFNV; this comes from the exons ATGTTTCCTAAAAAGGTTGACGAATTGCTACGTGAGATGGAGTCAGTGTTCGGGGCAGGTGAGAGTAAGCTTGATCGCCGCAGAAAATTCGAGAAGAGAATGTGGTCATCCGAAGAAAGCTTCGCCAACTACTTCAACGATAAATGTTTGCTGGGCGGCGAACTGAACTTGGGTGATGAGGAACTCGCAGATTACCTCATAGAAGGCGTTCCTGATAGACAACTCCGCAATCAGGCCAGGTTACAAAACTTCACCACAGCCAACGACGTACTAAGGGCGTTCCACTCTATAAGTCTACCAGAGCATACGGAACCAAAACAACGAACGGTCGAAAGGATGCGGTGTTACAACTGCAATTGCTCGGGTCACTATGCTAAAGATTGTCGGAAACCGAAGAGGGAAGCTGGTTCCTGCTTCGCTTGTGGACAGCTAGGCCATTACGCAGCGGAGtgcaaacaacacaaaaaaaacaagaacacgttt AATGTTTAG